The following are encoded together in the Pseudomonas sediminis genome:
- a CDS encoding DedA family protein: protein MLQDLIRQFGYPALVLGTFLEGEVSLLLAAYMAVRNVLEIEWVALCAFLGTFASDQLWYYLGRRHGRALLARKPRWQPLGERASALIRRYPDLWVLCFRFLYGLRTVMPLTIGLSGYSWRRYLLLDAIGAGVWAGGISLLAYSLGNAMGGLLEELRNYQVILLAAVVLLLALAWLNRWRQRRRG, encoded by the coding sequence ATGCTCCAAGATCTGATCCGCCAGTTCGGTTATCCGGCATTGGTACTGGGCACCTTCCTCGAGGGTGAGGTGTCCTTGCTGCTGGCGGCCTACATGGCCGTGCGCAACGTGTTGGAGATCGAATGGGTGGCGCTGTGCGCCTTCCTCGGCACCTTCGCCAGCGATCAGCTGTGGTACTACCTCGGCCGTCGCCATGGCCGCGCGCTGCTGGCACGCAAACCACGCTGGCAACCGCTGGGCGAACGCGCCAGCGCGCTGATCAGGCGTTATCCGGACCTGTGGGTCCTGTGTTTCCGCTTCCTCTATGGTTTGCGCACGGTGATGCCGCTGACCATCGGCCTGTCCGGCTATTCCTGGCGCCGTTATCTGCTGCTCGATGCCATCGGCGCTGGCGTCTGGGCCGGCGGCATCAGCCTGCTGGCCTACAGTCTGGGCAACGCCATGGGCGGTCTGCTGGAAGAGCTGCGCAACTATCAGGTCATCCTGCTCGCCGCGGTGGTACTGCTACTGGCCCTCGCCTGGCTAAACCGGTGGCGTCAGCGCCGGCGTGGCTGA